A single genomic interval of Trichocoleus sp. harbors:
- a CDS encoding DUF4346 domain-containing protein, which yields MPTTNVPAEERTALDKKLSQRFIELDPEGYFVIYLDREAGLICAKHYTNFINDKGLACDPETGKPLPTRGKSERLPTAIFTGRTAKELCIKIFEQTKPAPLSYLDHAAYLGREFMRAEYALASGEEYVQD from the coding sequence ATGCCAACGACGAACGTACCTGCTGAAGAACGCACTGCACTAGACAAAAAATTATCCCAGCGGTTTATTGAACTTGACCCCGAAGGATATTTTGTGATCTACCTCGATCGGGAAGCTGGGCTGATCTGCGCCAAGCACTACACCAACTTCATCAACGACAAGGGCTTAGCTTGCGACCCTGAAACGGGTAAACCCCTCCCGACCAGAGGCAAATCTGAACGACTCCCCACTGCCATCTTTACGGGTAGAACTGCCAAAGAGCTTTGCATCAAAATTTTTGAACAAACAAAGCCTGCTCCTCTTAGCTACCTCGACCATGCTGCCTATCTTGGTAGAGAGTTCATGAGAGCAGAATATGCGTTAGCTTCTGGAGAAGAATACGTGCAGGATTAG
- a CDS encoding 2TM domain-containing protein has protein sequence MTQLYSHEAAQQILHLAIVRQVEAGDITREQLLEIAAELDISSKDLAIAEQEWLTQQGELAERQAFNELRWSKFRHRFGKFAIVSAFLAILVFGMGWLWLKYLILFWGVGVALEGWKVYQLSGEAYENAFQKWRQRRQLKKSVNRLFGRWLGAS, from the coding sequence ATGACTCAACTCTATAGCCACGAAGCAGCACAGCAAATCCTGCATTTGGCGATCGTTCGTCAAGTGGAAGCAGGGGATATTACGCGGGAACAGCTTTTGGAGATTGCAGCAGAACTGGATATCAGCTCGAAGGATCTGGCGATTGCAGAGCAGGAATGGTTGACGCAGCAGGGAGAATTGGCAGAGCGGCAGGCGTTTAATGAACTGCGCTGGAGTAAGTTTCGGCATCGGTTTGGTAAGTTTGCGATCGTGAGTGCGTTTCTGGCAATTCTGGTCTTTGGGATGGGTTGGCTTTGGCTGAAATACCTGATTTTGTTCTGGGGCGTGGGGGTGGCGCTGGAAGGCTGGAAGGTTTATCAGCTTTCGGGCGAGGCATACGAAAATGCTTTTCAGAAGTGGCGACAGCGGCGGCAGCTCAAAAAATCAGTCAATCGTTTGTTTGGTCGCTGGTTGGGTGCGTCTTAG
- a CDS encoding DUF167 domain-containing protein: MIKTLRVKVKPNSKKQTIQTAEDGSLVVSIKSPPIDGKANEELIKLLAAEFQVTKSSIRIKAGQLGRQKRIEIEM, from the coding sequence GTGATAAAAACGCTGAGAGTGAAAGTGAAGCCAAATTCTAAGAAGCAGACAATTCAAACTGCTGAAGATGGGAGTTTGGTCGTTAGCATTAAATCGCCTCCGATCGACGGTAAAGCAAACGAGGAACTCATCAAACTCCTAGCCGCCGAATTTCAAGTGACAAAGTCTAGCATTCGCATCAAAGCTGGACAGTTGGGAAGACAAAAGCGAATTGAAATCGAGATGTGA
- a CDS encoding (2Fe-2S) ferredoxin domain-containing protein, producing the protein MEASLTPVKRRCVLVCQYRSCTRNGSAEVLAAFQVAAPTGVFVNSSDCLGQCASGPTVRVMPDGTWYCRVKPADVGAIVQQHLVSDQPVQSLLHPRFHPPE; encoded by the coding sequence TTGGAAGCTTCTTTAACGCCCGTAAAACGTCGCTGTGTGCTGGTTTGCCAGTATCGCTCTTGTACCCGAAATGGTTCGGCTGAAGTGTTGGCAGCGTTTCAGGTGGCTGCCCCAACCGGAGTTTTTGTGAACAGCAGTGATTGTTTGGGGCAATGTGCATCGGGTCCAACGGTGCGGGTGATGCCGGATGGAACCTGGTATTGTCGGGTTAAACCAGCCGATGTAGGAGCGATCGTTCAGCAGCATTTAGTGAGTGATCAGCCTGTTCAATCCTTGCTACATCCTCGCTTTCATCCGCCTGAATGA